One Candidatus Omnitrophota bacterium DNA window includes the following coding sequences:
- the dusB gene encoding tRNA dihydrouridine synthase DusB, producing MLEKLKNSLKIGSSSKSFMLPRIMLAPLSGVSSLPFRKLNREAGCKFAFLEMISARSLSYSSRRTLEMLSTEKSDQPLGVQLLGDDSYDILKALEKLRDFPYGILDLNAACPRRKITSNGKGAALLKSPKKLQKLLSNMVKEANLPVTVKLRLGWDSAKNIVNIAKYAQDAGIAGVCLHGRTREQGYRDSIDYLSIEKVKKALSIPVIASGDIFSASKAKEMFDQTNCDAIIVARGALGNPWIFKEIEEFLTKGKVVARPTIKEVAKMMKKHLDLSIGFYGERIGTVEFRKFYIWYTRGFLKTKTLRTSTHQAKSRLEMFKLIKDFSAIAKSPISLA from the coding sequence GTGTTAGAAAAATTAAAAAATAGTTTAAAAATAGGTAGTTCTAGCAAAAGCTTTATGCTTCCGCGGATAATGCTTGCTCCCTTATCGGGGGTAAGCTCTTTGCCTTTTCGCAAGCTGAATCGAGAAGCCGGATGCAAATTTGCTTTCTTGGAGATGATTAGCGCTCGTTCTTTGAGTTATTCAAGCCGAAGAACTCTTGAGATGCTTTCTACTGAAAAGAGTGACCAGCCTCTGGGGGTACAGTTATTAGGAGATGATTCTTACGACATACTAAAGGCCTTAGAGAAGTTAAGGGATTTTCCTTACGGTATTTTAGATCTTAATGCCGCTTGCCCGCGGAGAAAAATAACCAGCAATGGTAAAGGTGCGGCTTTACTAAAAAGCCCGAAAAAGCTCCAAAAGTTGCTATCGAATATGGTTAAGGAAGCTAATCTTCCGGTTACGGTTAAGTTACGTCTGGGTTGGGACAGTGCTAAGAATATTGTTAATATAGCAAAATATGCTCAGGATGCTGGTATTGCCGGGGTATGCTTACATGGGAGAACTCGGGAGCAAGGCTATCGTGATTCGATTGATTATTTGAGTATAGAAAAGGTAAAAAAAGCTTTATCGATCCCGGTTATTGCTAGCGGTGATATTTTTTCGGCAAGTAAAGCAAAAGAGATGTTTGATCAAACTAATTGCGACGCAATTATTGTAGCCCGCGGGGCCTTGGGTAATCCTTGGATATTTAAAGAGATTGAAGAGTTCTTAACTAAAGGTAAGGTTGTAGCTCGGCCAACCATAAAAGAAGTAGCGAAAATGATGAAAAAGCATTTAGATTTATCAATTGGTTTTTATGGTGAACGAATCGGTACAGTTGAATTTCGTAAATTTTATATCTGGTACACCAGAGGTTTTTTAAAAACAAAGACTTTAAGAACTAGTACTCATCAGGCTAAAAGTCGGCTGGAGATGTTCAAGCTGATTAAGGATTTTTCGGCTATTGCAAAGTCTCCAATTAGCCTTGCTTAA
- a CDS encoding GIY-YIG nuclease family protein produces the protein MAKIKRSGRHFVYIVECSDQTYYTGYTPDLERRLRLHNQGKGAKYTRDRRPVKLVWFKEYKYFKIAFLKELKIKKLSRAKKEELIGVRKIKK, from the coding sequence ATGGCGAAAATCAAAAGAAGTGGTAGGCATTTTGTTTATATTGTCGAATGTTCTGATCAGACTTACTATACGGGATATACTCCGGACTTAGAAAGACGTCTTAGGTTACATAATCAGGGTAAGGGGGCCAAGTATACCAGAGACAGAAGGCCAGTTAAGTTAGTTTGGTTTAAGGAGTATAAATATTTTAAAATAGCTTTTTTGAAGGAGCTAAAGATAAAAAAATTAAGCAGGGCTAAGAAGGAAGAATTGATCGGTGTTAGAAAAATTAAAAAATAG
- a CDS encoding MMPL family transporter has product MVKFLFSKIKKSKLINRLIAKYSWQLLLFFGLTIVALLILFLTVDLTPHVDGDFFFSSDEPKFQYDKMISKVFPDQEQVIISVTGDVYSSEYIERLDLFTEVLSAVSGVSSVKGLTRGPKNLDDALVSPLWKRLLVSEDGKSSNLIVLLEDVSPQEIVPKFEEAMDLFATDYFQLKIAGVPYVVENIRRNLLRDFRFFSAMAFLIFGIVIMLIFRSPKILLGTLLSCINACVLTLIISNLFGIRIGILTVNLVTIIFVLALSHIVFLTYSWRYAGQNLELSPPEFTAKAVKSTFTASFWCMVTTLLGFLSLLFVQAKPLRELGVTGSIGTLAAIAVVYGVYPLFLKSMRPVKIKAEETNNRKVSSYLLGHSNWVIIGILFLFIVGLLGLSSLNTDPSLLSYFKGKTELRQGLEYIDRNGGSSPFKLVLRDAGGGKLTDNIVYKRLWRLQEALEEDRSVGSIVSLPVIMAEGSRAPLAFLLNWESLLKTMGQEKYHRIARSFVTDDRISGYFFIRMKEADRKASRIMVIERIKKIIHEHGFIPEMQGGVYVLQGELSKLVASSLVYGLVKLILFFIIIAWIVSRCFGISLAMVLSLCIPPVCMLGVVGLMKVPLDIISAPAANVAIAMGIDSMIHMAIFVRRRMRKGVKSRIAWKEAQVRLWEPIVGSVFIISAGFGIFGISSFPPTQRFGLSIVLGTIVAALAAIFVLPAIAEIPVLKRVSSKNTSAGLKRVLPYLAVIPRALGKLRRHFSSLLDKGMDKDVD; this is encoded by the coding sequence ATGGTAAAGTTTTTATTTTCTAAGATTAAAAAGTCAAAGTTAATAAATCGATTAATTGCCAAGTATTCTTGGCAGCTTTTGTTGTTTTTCGGTTTAACTATAGTAGCCCTGCTTATTCTATTTCTTACCGTTGATCTTACCCCTCATGTAGATGGTGACTTCTTTTTTTCAAGCGATGAGCCAAAGTTTCAGTATGACAAGATGATTTCTAAAGTTTTTCCCGACCAGGAGCAGGTTATTATTAGCGTAACTGGCGATGTTTATTCTTCAGAGTATATTGAGCGACTGGACTTATTTACTGAGGTTCTTTCAGCGGTTAGCGGTGTGTCTAGTGTAAAGGGCTTAACTCGCGGCCCAAAAAACCTTGATGATGCCTTAGTGAGCCCGCTTTGGAAGCGTCTTTTAGTTTCTGAAGATGGTAAATCTTCAAATTTAATTGTTCTTTTAGAAGATGTCTCGCCGCAAGAGATTGTACCGAAATTTGAGGAGGCGATGGATCTATTCGCTACTGATTATTTTCAGCTAAAGATTGCCGGAGTTCCCTATGTGGTTGAAAATATCCGGCGTAACCTATTAAGAGATTTTAGGTTTTTTAGCGCTATGGCCTTTTTGATTTTTGGGATAGTGATTATGTTGATATTCCGTTCACCGAAGATACTTCTTGGAACTTTACTATCCTGTATTAATGCCTGTGTGCTTACTTTAATTATCTCTAATCTGTTTGGAATAAGAATAGGAATTTTAACGGTTAACTTAGTAACGATAATTTTTGTTTTAGCCCTCTCACATATTGTGTTTCTTACCTATAGCTGGCGTTATGCCGGCCAGAATTTAGAGCTTAGTCCTCCAGAGTTTACTGCTAAAGCGGTAAAAAGTACTTTTACTGCTTCGTTTTGGTGTATGGTAACTACCCTTTTGGGATTTTTAAGTCTTTTGTTTGTCCAGGCAAAACCGTTGCGTGAATTGGGGGTTACCGGATCAATCGGAACCTTGGCCGCAATTGCCGTTGTCTACGGGGTTTATCCTTTATTTCTTAAATCAATGCGGCCGGTGAAGATTAAGGCTGAAGAAACTAATAATAGAAAAGTTAGTTCTTATTTGCTAGGACATTCAAACTGGGTTATTATTGGAATACTTTTTTTGTTTATTGTCGGATTGCTAGGCTTAAGCAGTTTGAATACCGATCCGAGTTTGTTGTCTTATTTTAAGGGTAAAACCGAGCTACGCCAAGGTTTGGAGTATATTGATCGTAATGGTGGCAGTAGTCCGTTTAAGCTTGTTCTACGGGATGCTGGTGGCGGCAAGCTTACTGATAATATAGTTTATAAGAGACTTTGGAGACTTCAGGAGGCGCTAGAGGAAGATCGTTCGGTTGGTAGCATTGTTTCACTTCCGGTAATTATGGCCGAAGGCAGCCGGGCGCCGTTAGCTTTTTTGCTTAATTGGGAAAGTTTACTGAAAACTATGGGTCAGGAAAAATACCATAGGATTGCCAGGAGTTTTGTTACTGACGATCGGATTTCCGGTTATTTTTTTATCAGGATGAAAGAGGCTGATCGTAAAGCGTCAAGAATCATGGTTATTGAAAGAATTAAGAAAATAATTCACGAACACGGATTTATTCCTGAAATGCAGGGCGGGGTATATGTGTTACAGGGCGAGCTTTCAAAATTAGTCGCTTCAAGTCTTGTCTATGGGTTGGTGAAATTAATATTATTTTTTATAATCATCGCCTGGATAGTTTCGCGTTGTTTTGGAATATCTTTGGCGATGGTTTTAAGTTTATGTATTCCTCCGGTTTGCATGCTTGGAGTCGTTGGTCTAATGAAAGTTCCTTTAGACATAATATCAGCCCCGGCAGCTAATGTAGCTATTGCTATGGGTATTGATTCGATGATTCACATGGCAATTTTTGTTCGTCGTCGGATGCGAAAAGGCGTTAAGAGCCGGATAGCGTGGAAGGAGGCTCAAGTTAGGCTTTGGGAGCCGATAGTCGGTTCAGTATTTATAATTTCCGCTGGTTTTGGCATATTTGGTATATCATCATTTCCGCCTACTCAGCGTTTTGGCCTCTCAATAGTTTTAGGAACGATAGTGGCGGCCTTGGCGGCAATTTTTGTTTTACCGGCTATAGCCGAGATCCCAGTATTAAAGCGAGTCAGTTCAAAGAATACATCAGCTGGGCTCAAGCGGGTTTTGCCGTATCTTGCGGTGATTCCGAGAGCCTTAGGTAAATTAAGACGGCATTTTAGTTCTTTGCTTGATAAAGGTATGGATAAAGATGTGGATTGA